In one Aromatoleum aromaticum EbN1 genomic region, the following are encoded:
- the moaA gene encoding GTP 3',8-cyclase MoaA, whose product MKIIPIQPDPSTALQAVAGTAYPTDGPLKDRRDRAVQDLRISVTDRCNFRCIYCMPRSVFGADYPFLPRKELLSFEEITRIARRFATRGVRKIRITGGEPLLRKHVENLIEMLAQIPDVELTLTTNGVLLPKMARTLKDAGLDRVTISLDAIDDPTFRLMNDADFPVAAVLEGIAAAKDAGLGPIKVNMVVKRGVNDQGILDMARHFRGSGHILRFIEFMDVGSSNGWKLDSVVPSREIIQRIDQVFPLEQVDPNYTGEVAERWRYRDGAGEIGVISSVTQAFCSTCSRIRLSTEGKLYTCLFAQTGHDLRDMLRAGVSDAELDQTIAGVWHNREDRYSEIRTANTAGLRKIEMSYIGG is encoded by the coding sequence ATGAAAATCATCCCGATCCAGCCCGATCCTTCGACCGCCTTGCAAGCCGTCGCCGGCACCGCCTATCCCACGGACGGCCCACTGAAGGATCGCCGGGACCGGGCAGTGCAGGATCTCAGGATTTCCGTCACCGACCGCTGCAATTTCCGCTGCATCTACTGCATGCCGCGCTCGGTGTTCGGGGCGGACTACCCGTTCCTGCCGCGCAAGGAATTGCTGTCGTTCGAGGAAATCACCCGGATCGCCCGCCGCTTTGCAACACGCGGCGTGCGCAAGATCCGCATCACCGGCGGCGAGCCGCTGCTGCGCAAGCATGTCGAGAACCTCATCGAAATGCTGGCGCAGATTCCCGACGTCGAACTGACGCTCACGACCAACGGCGTGCTGCTGCCGAAAATGGCGCGTACCTTGAAGGACGCAGGCCTCGATCGCGTGACGATCAGCCTCGACGCGATCGACGACCCGACTTTCCGGCTCATGAACGATGCCGATTTCCCGGTCGCGGCGGTGCTCGAAGGCATCGCCGCGGCAAAGGACGCAGGGCTCGGACCGATCAAGGTGAACATGGTCGTCAAGCGTGGCGTCAATGATCAGGGCATCCTCGACATGGCACGTCATTTCCGCGGCAGCGGCCACATCCTGCGCTTCATCGAGTTCATGGACGTCGGCAGCTCGAACGGCTGGAAGCTGGATTCGGTCGTGCCGTCGCGTGAAATCATCCAACGCATCGACCAGGTCTTTCCGCTCGAACAGGTCGATCCCAACTACACCGGCGAAGTCGCCGAGCGCTGGCGCTATCGCGACGGCGCCGGCGAGATCGGCGTCATCTCGTCGGTGACGCAGGCGTTCTGCTCGACCTGCTCGCGCATCCGGCTGTCGACCGAAGGAAAACTCTATACCTGCCTGTTCGCGCAGACCGGCCACGATCTGCGCGACATGCTGCGCGCGGGCGTCTCCGATGCCGAGCTGGACCAGACGATCGCCGGCGTGTGGCACAACCGGGAAGACCGCTACTCGGAAATCCGCACCGCGAACACCGCCGGACTGCGCAAGATCGAGATGTCCTACATCGGCGGCTGA